Proteins from a single region of Ensifer adhaerens:
- a CDS encoding DUF4432 family protein: protein MLRTLEEPRDAQENHVLFDRLSALDIAAFVVDGVDLSPGAAIPSDGDPRIDRALAGFLFTCGPDHIRHPEAIEGGAEGARYPLHGSLAGSAVSHTEMASDGTACTATIAVALADGGQARIERRWRIDAGRHEVVLEDRVVNAGTSAFPPMMMYHLNIGGRLLGTDTRIVSTSLEGGECAWRFGNGESAHFCLPATTGADGWSDVTLAGLAGLGGRNLQVRFRADTLPFLQMWRCQRGEADVISIEPVSHRIARRPDLAAAEELIPLLPGDARDYAIAFSVL, encoded by the coding sequence ATGTTGAGAACGCTCGAAGAACCTCGGGATGCCCAGGAGAATCATGTGCTGTTCGATCGCCTCTCGGCGCTCGACATCGCCGCTTTTGTTGTCGATGGCGTCGATCTGTCGCCGGGTGCTGCGATCCCCTCGGACGGCGACCCGCGAATAGACCGGGCGCTTGCAGGCTTTCTCTTCACCTGCGGCCCCGATCACATCCGCCACCCCGAAGCGATCGAGGGCGGAGCAGAAGGCGCGCGCTACCCGCTGCATGGGTCGCTGGCCGGATCAGCAGTCAGCCATACGGAGATGGCGAGCGACGGTACCGCGTGCACGGCGACGATCGCGGTGGCGCTCGCCGATGGCGGGCAGGCGCGGATCGAGCGGCGGTGGCGGATCGATGCCGGGCGGCACGAAGTGGTGCTCGAGGATCGCGTGGTCAACGCGGGGACCTCGGCCTTTCCGCCGATGATGATGTATCACCTCAACATCGGCGGCCGGCTGCTCGGGACTGACACCCGCATCGTCAGCACCTCGCTTGAAGGCGGGGAGTGCGCCTGGCGCTTCGGCAATGGCGAGAGCGCGCACTTCTGCCTGCCCGCGACCACCGGCGCCGATGGCTGGTCGGACGTCACCCTTGCGGGCCTTGCCGGTCTCGGTGGCCGAAATCTCCAGGTGCGGTTTCGCGCCGACACGCTGCCGTTCCTGCAGATGTGGCGCTGCCAGCGCGGTGAAGCCGATGTGATCAGCATCGAGCCTGTGTCGCACCGCATCGCCAGGCGTCCGGATCTCGCGGCTGCCGAGGAACTGATCCCGCTGCTGCCGGGCGACGCGCGGGACTACGCGATCGCCTTCTCGGTCCTCTGA
- a CDS encoding L,D-transpeptidase family protein, with protein MYRATFTTMKTGSHVTSATRIGLSLLAAAGFLAVDLTAAFAQDYRGRNRYGDDVMLVTPEGEILDYVPRADEVQTMRDSRGRTLLIDSWGNVVATVVPNRGRQGGYGGYRREGDVDIYSNRRSRDTERGYGYSEPGEVTGSIPDYRDVVPPSTDGNDLPNSLPGLIDGTEEAAIDPNDGNPMRPSMPPAMSVKSKSRAEITALQVFLDREGFSPGVIDGKMGSNVTKAIEAWQQSTGETLDPNNTEDILERLRMSGGMPITSYTITAADAAGPYVASIPEDYAHKAMLPHMSFTSTTEMLGEKFHMDEAYLRELNPGVDFTIPGTIIKVINPGANKAGKVARILADKARKQVLAYDDAGKLIAAYPATIGSSDTPSPSGTVNVERIALNPGYTYNPKINFRQGNNDKILTLQPGPNGPVGTVWIALSKPTYGIHGTPEPSKIGKTQSHGCVRLTNWDATELAKMVSPGVTVEFVD; from the coding sequence ATGTACCGCGCCACATTCACTACAATGAAAACAGGTTCTCACGTGACGTCAGCGACCCGCATAGGCCTCTCGCTTCTCGCCGCAGCCGGCTTTCTCGCCGTGGATTTGACGGCCGCTTTCGCGCAGGATTATCGCGGCAGAAATCGCTATGGCGACGACGTCATGCTGGTCACGCCCGAAGGCGAAATCCTCGATTACGTGCCGCGCGCCGATGAGGTGCAGACCATGCGCGACAGCCGCGGCCGTACGCTGCTGATCGACAGCTGGGGCAATGTGGTGGCGACCGTCGTGCCCAATCGCGGCCGACAGGGTGGTTATGGCGGCTATCGCCGCGAGGGCGATGTCGACATCTATTCGAACCGACGCTCCCGCGACACCGAGCGCGGCTACGGCTATTCCGAGCCTGGCGAAGTCACCGGCTCCATCCCCGATTACCGCGACGTGGTGCCGCCATCCACCGATGGCAACGACTTGCCGAACAGCCTGCCGGGCCTGATCGACGGCACCGAAGAGGCCGCGATCGATCCGAATGACGGCAATCCGATGCGCCCGTCGATGCCGCCGGCAATGTCGGTCAAGTCGAAGTCGCGCGCCGAGATCACCGCGCTGCAGGTCTTCCTCGACCGCGAGGGCTTCTCGCCCGGCGTGATCGACGGCAAGATGGGCTCGAACGTGACCAAGGCGATCGAGGCGTGGCAGCAATCGACCGGCGAGACGCTCGACCCCAACAACACCGAGGACATTCTCGAGCGGCTGCGCATGAGCGGCGGCATGCCGATCACCAGCTACACGATCACGGCTGCCGACGCTGCCGGCCCCTATGTCGCCTCGATCCCGGAGGATTACGCACATAAGGCGATGCTGCCGCATATGTCCTTCACCTCGACGACCGAAATGCTCGGCGAGAAGTTCCACATGGACGAAGCCTACCTGCGTGAACTGAACCCAGGTGTCGACTTCACCATCCCGGGCACCATCATCAAGGTGATCAATCCGGGTGCGAACAAGGCCGGCAAGGTCGCCCGCATCCTCGCCGACAAGGCGCGCAAGCAGGTACTCGCCTATGACGACGCCGGCAAGCTGATTGCTGCCTACCCGGCAACGATCGGCTCGTCCGATACGCCGTCGCCTTCAGGCACCGTCAATGTCGAGCGCATCGCGCTCAATCCGGGCTACACCTATAACCCGAAGATCAACTTCAGGCAGGGCAACAACGACAAGATCCTGACGCTGCAGCCCGGCCCGAACGGCCCGGTCGGCACCGTCTGGATCGCGCTCTCGAAGCCGACCTATGGCATTCACGGCACGCCCGAACCTTCGAAGATCGGCAAGACCCAGAGCCACGGCTGCGTGCGCCTGACCAACTGGGATGCGACCGAACTCGCCAAGATGGTCAGCCCCGGCGTCACCGTCGAATTCGTCGATTGA
- a CDS encoding NAD(P)/FAD-dependent oxidoreductase translates to MATERTLPNLWHATAPAAPETRPLSRDLATDVAIIGGGFTGLSAALHLAEKGVKATVIEAKMIGFGGSGRNVGLVNAGMWVKPDDLISTLGPAAGNRLLTELGDGPSMVYALVEKHGMPCEAVRNGTLHMAVGSEGVTEIKDREAQWQKRGAPVEALSAERAHALTGAEGFSGALLDRRAGTIQPLAYARGLARAALAAGAEIYTDTPLTGAERKGDSWVLKAGNSVIRAKQVILATNAYGGLFAESPWQAHTQELTILPYFQFATNPLPDAVASRILPERQGTWDTGLVMTSFRMDQQNRLIFGSIGRLDAIAEGTHRAFAARSVRKLFPFLGDFRFEYWWDGRIGMTTNNLPAMHTLAPDVVSVSGYNGRGIAPGTVFGRALANHVTGEASAIPLAETPVTPDTWRGVKSAFYHAGAQAKHFIDRRF, encoded by the coding sequence ATGGCGACGGAGCGCACCCTGCCCAACCTCTGGCATGCAACGGCACCGGCCGCGCCCGAAACCAGGCCGCTCAGCCGCGACCTTGCGACCGATGTCGCGATCATCGGCGGCGGCTTCACCGGCCTCTCGGCGGCCCTGCATCTCGCCGAAAAGGGCGTGAAGGCGACGGTGATCGAGGCGAAGATGATCGGCTTTGGCGGCTCCGGCCGCAATGTCGGCCTCGTCAATGCCGGCATGTGGGTCAAGCCCGATGATCTCATCTCGACGCTCGGTCCGGCCGCCGGAAACCGACTGCTCACCGAACTCGGCGACGGCCCGTCGATGGTCTATGCCCTCGTCGAGAAACACGGCATGCCTTGCGAGGCTGTACGCAACGGTACGCTGCACATGGCCGTCGGCAGCGAAGGCGTCACGGAAATCAAGGATCGTGAAGCGCAGTGGCAAAAGCGCGGTGCGCCGGTCGAGGCGCTCTCTGCCGAACGCGCCCATGCGCTGACGGGTGCCGAAGGCTTTTCCGGCGCGCTGCTTGATCGCCGCGCCGGCACCATCCAGCCGCTCGCCTATGCCCGCGGGCTGGCCCGCGCTGCCCTTGCCGCCGGTGCCGAAATCTACACCGATACGCCGCTCACCGGTGCCGAGCGAAAGGGCGACAGCTGGGTTCTGAAGGCCGGCAACAGCGTCATCCGCGCCAAGCAGGTAATCCTTGCCACCAACGCCTATGGCGGCCTCTTCGCAGAAAGCCCGTGGCAGGCGCACACGCAGGAACTGACGATCCTGCCCTATTTCCAGTTCGCCACCAATCCGCTGCCGGACGCGGTCGCCAGCCGTATCCTGCCGGAACGCCAGGGCACCTGGGACACCGGCCTCGTCATGACCTCCTTCCGCATGGACCAGCAGAACCGGCTGATCTTCGGCTCGATCGGAAGGCTCGACGCGATCGCTGAAGGCACGCACCGCGCCTTTGCCGCCCGCTCAGTCCGCAAACTCTTCCCCTTCCTCGGCGATTTCCGCTTCGAATACTGGTGGGACGGCCGCATCGGCATGACCACCAACAACCTGCCGGCCATGCACACGCTCGCCCCCGACGTGGTCTCCGTCAGCGGCTACAACGGCCGCGGCATTGCGCCGGGTACCGTCTTCGGCCGTGCACTCGCCAACCATGTCACCGGCGAGGCTTCAGCGATCCCGCTTGCCGAAACGCCTGTAACACCGGACACCTGGCGTGGCGTAAAGTCGGCCTTCTACCACGCTGGCGCCCAGGCGAAGCACTTCATCGACCGGCGGTTTTGA
- a CDS encoding globin-coupled sensor protein: MKTEHTAAGTQDVAGRLNFMALDDAARASLKALKPILEKELKPALDKFYGKVKATPETKRFFSSDSHIDRAKGAQVGHWANIADANFNEDYSAKVRTIGQVHARIGLEPRWYIGGYALIAEHLITEIVRAHWPKAGLFSRRTTSAEELSAMLSSLVKGVFLDMDLSISVYMDASDVTKQRAVQEEVLAGERALISKTFGAALKKIADGDLTARIGSDLPVAYQELGENFNHAIGELSRAIGGIEAGASQIHTSAKEIAAAANDLAKRTERQAANLEETAAAVEQVTRTVKQTAEGANQANSTVVAARANAEQSGEIVSHAIEVMQEIQTSSASIARIVDVIDEIAFQTNLLALNAGIEAARAGEAGRGFAVVASEVRALAQRCAEAAKDIQGLIAKSRGQVDDGVNSVNQVAQSLQQIVAQVVEVSSVFGAIRASTAEQATGLQEVNTAITQMDQITQQNAAMVEQANAASQALTGEAETIATRLRAFRTSGYVQVGAGSSYRAAA; this comes from the coding sequence ATGAAAACGGAACACACCGCTGCCGGCACGCAGGACGTCGCCGGTCGTCTGAATTTCATGGCGCTCGATGATGCCGCCAGAGCGAGCCTCAAGGCGCTGAAGCCGATCCTCGAGAAGGAGCTGAAGCCGGCGCTCGACAAATTCTATGGCAAGGTGAAGGCGACTCCCGAGACGAAGCGCTTCTTTTCGTCCGATAGCCATATCGACCGCGCCAAGGGTGCGCAGGTCGGCCACTGGGCCAATATCGCCGACGCCAACTTCAATGAAGATTACAGCGCCAAGGTCCGCACGATCGGCCAGGTGCATGCCCGCATCGGCCTTGAACCGCGCTGGTACATCGGCGGCTATGCGCTGATCGCCGAGCACCTGATCACTGAAATCGTTAGGGCGCATTGGCCGAAGGCTGGCCTGTTCTCGCGCCGCACCACCTCGGCCGAAGAGCTGAGCGCCATGCTGTCGAGCCTCGTCAAGGGCGTCTTCCTCGACATGGATCTGTCGATCTCCGTCTATATGGACGCATCCGACGTCACCAAGCAGCGCGCCGTGCAGGAAGAAGTGCTTGCGGGCGAACGCGCTCTCATCAGCAAGACTTTCGGCGCCGCCTTGAAGAAGATCGCCGACGGCGACCTGACCGCGCGCATCGGCTCGGATCTGCCGGTCGCCTATCAGGAGCTTGGTGAAAACTTCAACCACGCGATCGGTGAACTCTCGCGCGCGATCGGCGGCATCGAAGCCGGTGCGAGCCAGATCCACACCAGCGCCAAGGAAATTGCGGCGGCGGCCAACGACCTTGCAAAGCGTACGGAACGCCAGGCGGCCAACCTCGAGGAGACCGCGGCAGCAGTCGAACAGGTGACACGCACCGTCAAACAGACGGCCGAAGGCGCCAACCAGGCGAACTCGACCGTGGTTGCCGCTCGCGCCAATGCCGAACAGAGCGGTGAGATCGTCAGCCACGCGATCGAGGTGATGCAGGAGATCCAGACGTCGTCGGCGAGCATTGCCCGCATCGTCGACGTGATCGACGAGATCGCCTTCCAGACCAACCTTCTGGCGCTCAACGCCGGCATCGAGGCAGCACGCGCCGGGGAGGCGGGCAGGGGCTTTGCCGTTGTTGCCTCCGAAGTCCGCGCGCTGGCGCAACGCTGCGCCGAAGCCGCCAAGGACATCCAGGGGCTGATCGCCAAGTCGCGCGGCCAGGTGGACGACGGGGTGAACTCGGTCAATCAGGTGGCCCAGTCGCTGCAGCAGATCGTCGCCCAGGTGGTCGAAGTCAGCTCCGTCTTCGGCGCCATCCGCGCCAGCACCGCCGAACAGGCGACCGGTCTGCAGGAGGTCAACACTGCCATCACCCAGATGGACCAGATCACCCAGCAGAATGCCGCGATGGTCGAGCAGGCCAATGCCGCGAGCCAGGCGCTGACGGGCGAGGCTGAGACGATCGCGACGCGGCTTAGAGCGTTCCGCACGTCGGGTTACGTGCAGGTCGGCGCAGGTTCGAGCTATCGCGCGGCGGCGTGA
- a CDS encoding ParA family protein, with translation MAVITFANAKGGAGKTTAALILSTELARQGHRVVVLDADPQRWITSWAEASGHIANLTVISHITPGSLECHIREMKDEADYIVIDLAGAKDQIVTLALAISDQVLIPVQGCAMDAKGAVQILELIRQIQDRSGLRINHSVVLTRVNSLVTTRALQTIKAMLAERGVSVLDTPIVERAAYREIFECGGTLHSMDPLRVSNLDKACENAAALASEVQALMPVKARRSWAARMPSWASRRAA, from the coding sequence ATGGCGGTCATCACTTTCGCCAATGCAAAGGGTGGTGCGGGGAAGACGACCGCGGCGCTGATCCTGTCAACCGAGCTGGCGCGGCAGGGACACCGGGTGGTGGTTCTCGATGCCGATCCGCAGCGCTGGATCACCAGTTGGGCCGAAGCCTCGGGCCATATCGCCAACCTCACGGTCATTTCGCACATCACGCCCGGCTCGCTCGAGTGTCATATCCGCGAGATGAAGGACGAGGCGGATTACATCGTCATCGATCTCGCGGGTGCCAAGGACCAGATCGTCACGCTGGCGCTTGCCATCTCCGACCAGGTGCTGATTCCGGTGCAGGGCTGTGCCATGGACGCGAAGGGTGCGGTGCAAATTCTTGAGCTGATCCGCCAGATCCAGGACCGCTCGGGTCTTCGCATCAACCATTCGGTCGTTCTCACCCGCGTCAATTCGCTTGTCACCACGCGCGCGCTGCAGACGATCAAGGCGATGCTTGCCGAACGCGGCGTCTCGGTGCTCGACACGCCGATCGTCGAGCGCGCCGCCTATCGCGAGATCTTCGAATGCGGCGGTACGCTGCACTCGATGGATCCGCTCCGGGTCAGCAATCTCGACAAGGCCTGCGAGAACGCGGCAGCTCTCGCGAGCGAAGTGCAGGCGTTGATGCCGGTCAAGGCCCGCCGCTCGTGGGCTGCGCGCATGCCGTCCTGGGCTTCGCGCCGCGCGGCGTGA
- a CDS encoding ParA family protein, which yields MAIISLANAKGGAGKTTAALLLACEFARRGERVAVLDCDQLACMTDWFRHGRSDVNVSVISGVATTTLSDHLRRLRGQVEHVVIDLSGAADVLVALAIGLSDLTLIPVQGCVMDARGAIQVLELIRYIENNARADINHAVLLTRVNPIVTTRAMRKVKLLLAESRIRLVDTPLVERTAFRELFEEGHTLYSLDPAKVSNLAKAQANAHTFADDVLRLLTPTGEAVRHGPFSSMCYRTRRTAEPAVMPA from the coding sequence ATGGCGATTATTTCCCTCGCGAATGCGAAGGGGGGCGCGGGCAAGACGACGGCAGCCTTGCTGCTGGCCTGCGAATTCGCCCGCCGGGGGGAAAGGGTCGCGGTTCTCGATTGCGACCAGCTCGCGTGCATGACCGACTGGTTCCGTCACGGTCGAAGCGATGTCAATGTCAGTGTCATCTCAGGGGTAGCGACGACCACCCTCAGCGACCATCTCAGGCGTTTGCGCGGTCAGGTCGAGCATGTGGTGATAGACCTCTCGGGTGCCGCCGACGTGCTGGTCGCGCTGGCGATCGGCCTTTCCGACCTGACGCTGATTCCGGTACAGGGCTGCGTCATGGATGCGCGCGGCGCCATCCAGGTACTCGAACTGATCCGTTACATCGAGAACAATGCGCGCGCCGACATCAACCACGCCGTGCTGCTGACGCGCGTCAACCCGATCGTGACGACGCGCGCAATGCGCAAGGTCAAGCTGCTGCTCGCCGAAAGCCGCATCCGGCTTGTCGATACGCCGCTTGTGGAACGTACCGCTTTCCGCGAACTGTTCGAAGAAGGCCACACACTCTATTCGCTCGACCCCGCGAAGGTCAGCAATCTCGCGAAGGCGCAGGCCAACGCCCACACGTTTGCGGATGACGTGCTGCGGTTGCTCACTCCGACAGGCGAGGCGGTGCGACATGGGCCGTTTTCGTCGATGTGCTACCGCACGCGGCGGACGGCGGAGCCGGCCGTGATGCCGGCCTGA
- a CDS encoding iron-containing alcohol dehydrogenase, which translates to MTITANWSYPTSIKFGAGRIKELADHCKAAGMKKPLLITDRGLAPMAITQNALDILSAAGLGRAIFADVDPNPNDVNLEAGVKAFKDGGHDGVVAFGGGSGLDLGKCVAFMAGQTRPVWDFEDIGDWWTRASVEGIAPIVAVPTTAGTGSEVGRASVITNSASHVKKVIFHPKFLPAVTICDPELTVGMPRVITAGTGMDAFAHCLEAYSSPFYHPMSAGIALEGMRLVKEYLPRAYKDGTDIEARANMMSAAAMGAVAFQKGLGAIHSLSHPVGAIYNTHHGMTNAVVMPPVLRFNRPAIEDKIARAAAYLGISGGFDGFYDYVLKLREELGVPDKLSALGVGTDRIDEMSEMAIVDPTAGGNPVELTLDAAKKLFRECI; encoded by the coding sequence ATGACCATCACCGCCAACTGGAGCTATCCGACGTCAATCAAGTTCGGTGCCGGCCGGATCAAGGAACTCGCCGACCACTGCAAGGCAGCGGGCATGAAGAAGCCGCTACTGATCACCGACCGGGGCCTCGCGCCGATGGCGATCACCCAGAACGCGCTCGATATCCTCTCGGCCGCCGGCCTTGGCCGGGCGATTTTCGCCGACGTCGATCCGAACCCGAACGACGTCAACCTCGAAGCCGGCGTGAAGGCGTTCAAGGATGGCGGCCACGACGGCGTCGTCGCTTTCGGCGGCGGCTCGGGCCTCGACCTCGGCAAGTGCGTGGCCTTCATGGCCGGGCAGACCCGGCCCGTCTGGGACTTCGAGGACATCGGCGACTGGTGGACGCGCGCGAGCGTTGAGGGCATCGCGCCGATCGTCGCCGTGCCGACGACGGCCGGCACCGGCTCGGAAGTCGGCCGCGCCAGCGTCATCACCAATTCGGCCAGCCACGTGAAGAAGGTGATCTTCCACCCGAAGTTCCTGCCGGCAGTGACGATCTGCGATCCGGAACTGACGGTCGGCATGCCCAGAGTGATCACCGCCGGCACCGGCATGGATGCCTTTGCCCATTGCTTGGAAGCCTATTCCTCGCCCTTCTACCATCCGATGTCGGCGGGCATCGCGCTCGAAGGCATGCGGCTCGTCAAGGAATACCTGCCCCGCGCCTACAAGGACGGCACCGACATCGAGGCACGTGCCAACATGATGAGTGCGGCCGCCATGGGTGCCGTTGCCTTCCAGAAGGGTCTTGGTGCCATCCACTCGCTGTCGCATCCAGTGGGCGCGATCTACAACACCCATCATGGCATGACCAACGCCGTGGTGATGCCGCCGGTGCTGCGCTTCAACCGCCCGGCGATCGAAGACAAGATCGCGCGCGCCGCCGCCTATCTCGGCATTTCCGGTGGTTTCGACGGCTTCTATGACTACGTGCTGAAGCTGCGCGAGGAACTCGGCGTTCCGGACAAGCTGTCGGCACTTGGCGTCGGCACGGACCGCATTGACGAAATGTCCGAGATGGCGATCGTCGACCCGACGGCCGGCGGCAACCCGGTCGAACTGACGCTGGACGCTGCAAAGAAGCTCTTCCGCGAGTGCATTTGA
- a CDS encoding aldehyde dehydrogenase family protein, whose product MSMIKCISPVNGEVYAERPAMPLDLAKQVVSRARQAQKAWARRPLDERVNLVLAGVARLNEMVDEVVPELAWQMGRPVRYGGEFKGFNERSNYVATIAADALKPLVIEESDRFERRIAREPHGVVFVVAPWNYPYMTAINTVAPALMAGNTVIIKHASQTILVGERMVRAFVEAGVPSDVFQNIFLDHETSAALIAAKSFDFVNFTGSVEGGRSIERAAAGTFTGLGLELGGKDPGYVMEDADLDAAVDTLMDGATYNSGQCCCGIERIYVHEKLYDAFVEKSVAWVSNYKLGNPLDPETTLGPMANKRFAATVREQIADAVAKGAKALIDPKLFPQDDGGAYLAPQILVNVDHSMAFMREETFGPAVGIMKVKSDSQAIELMNDSQYGLTASLWTRDAERAARIGADIETGTVFMNRADYLDPALCWTGVKETGRGGSLSVIGFQNLTRPKSYHLKKVTA is encoded by the coding sequence ATGAGCATGATCAAGTGCATTTCGCCGGTGAACGGCGAAGTCTACGCAGAACGCCCGGCGATGCCGCTGGACCTGGCCAAACAGGTGGTCTCCCGCGCCCGCCAGGCGCAGAAGGCCTGGGCGCGCCGTCCTCTCGACGAGCGCGTCAATTTGGTGCTTGCCGGTGTCGCCCGCCTCAACGAGATGGTCGACGAAGTTGTGCCGGAGCTTGCCTGGCAGATGGGCCGGCCGGTGCGCTACGGCGGCGAGTTCAAAGGCTTCAACGAGCGCTCGAACTATGTCGCAACGATTGCCGCCGATGCGCTGAAGCCGCTGGTGATCGAGGAGAGCGACCGTTTCGAGCGCCGCATCGCCCGCGAGCCGCACGGTGTCGTCTTCGTCGTCGCCCCGTGGAACTACCCCTACATGACCGCGATCAACACCGTCGCTCCGGCGTTGATGGCCGGCAACACCGTCATCATCAAGCATGCGAGCCAGACGATCCTCGTCGGCGAGCGCATGGTGCGCGCTTTCGTCGAAGCCGGCGTTCCCTCGGACGTCTTCCAGAACATCTTCCTCGACCATGAGACATCAGCGGCGCTGATCGCCGCCAAGAGCTTCGACTTCGTCAACTTCACCGGTTCGGTCGAAGGCGGACGCTCGATCGAACGGGCTGCCGCCGGCACCTTTACCGGGCTTGGCCTCGAGCTCGGCGGCAAGGATCCGGGCTACGTCATGGAAGACGCCGACCTCGATGCCGCCGTCGACACGCTGATGGACGGCGCTACCTACAATTCCGGCCAGTGCTGCTGCGGCATCGAGCGCATCTATGTACATGAAAAGCTCTATGACGCCTTCGTCGAGAAGTCGGTCGCCTGGGTCTCCAACTACAAGCTCGGCAACCCGCTTGATCCGGAAACGACGCTCGGGCCGATGGCCAACAAGCGCTTTGCCGCGACCGTGCGCGAGCAGATCGCCGATGCCGTTGCCAAGGGCGCCAAGGCGTTGATCGATCCGAAGCTCTTCCCGCAGGATGACGGCGGCGCCTATCTCGCACCGCAGATTCTCGTCAATGTCGACCACTCCATGGCCTTCATGCGCGAAGAAACCTTCGGTCCTGCCGTCGGCATCATGAAGGTGAAGAGCGACAGCCAGGCGATCGAACTGATGAACGACAGCCAGTACGGGCTCACCGCGTCGCTCTGGACCAGGGATGCCGAGCGCGCCGCGCGCATCGGCGCCGATATCGAGACCGGCACCGTGTTCATGAACCGCGCCGACTATCTCGACCCGGCGCTCTGCTGGACCGGCGTCAAGGAAACCGGCCGCGGCGGCTCGCTCTCGGTCATCGGCTTCCAGAACCTCACCCGCCCGAAATCCTACCATCTGAAGAAAGTCACCGCATGA
- a CDS encoding glutamine synthetase family protein translates to MSYTFDELKQDVAAGRIDTVLACQVDMQGRLMGKRFHAQFFVDSAWKETHSCNYLLATDMEMETVPGYKATSWEKGYGDYTMKPDLSTLRRIPWLEGTALVLCDMLDHHTHEEVPHSPRAILKKQVARLEKMGLKAYMASELEFFLFDQSYDDARQSGYRDLQLVSGYNEDYHIFQTTKEEDVMRAIRNGLQGADIPVENSKGEASAGQEEINVRYADALTMADRHAIIKNGCKEIAWSRGKAITFLAKWNYSAAGSSSHIHQSLWSADGKSSKFYDESGKYGMSEMMRHYVAGLLTHASEITYFLAPYINSYKRFMAGTFAPTKAVWSKDNRTAGYRLCGEETKAIRIECRVGGSDLNPYLAFAALIAAGISGIENKMELEAPFVGDAYGGKDVREIPRTLRDATAALEESKMLREAFGDEVIEHYARAGRWEQEEYDRRVTDWEVARGFERA, encoded by the coding sequence ATGAGCTATACGTTTGATGAGTTGAAGCAAGACGTCGCCGCCGGGCGCATCGATACGGTGCTCGCCTGCCAGGTCGACATGCAGGGCCGGCTGATGGGCAAGCGCTTCCATGCGCAGTTCTTCGTCGATAGCGCCTGGAAGGAAACGCATAGCTGCAACTACCTGCTTGCGACCGACATGGAGATGGAGACCGTTCCTGGCTACAAGGCGACGAGCTGGGAAAAGGGCTACGGCGACTATACGATGAAGCCGGATCTTTCGACGCTTCGTCGTATCCCCTGGCTCGAAGGCACCGCACTCGTGCTCTGCGACATGCTCGACCATCACACCCACGAGGAAGTGCCGCATTCGCCGCGCGCGATCCTGAAGAAGCAGGTGGCGCGGCTGGAGAAGATGGGGCTCAAGGCCTATATGGCAAGCGAGCTCGAATTCTTCCTGTTCGACCAGTCTTATGATGACGCGCGCCAGTCCGGCTATCGCGACCTGCAGCTCGTCAGCGGCTACAACGAGGATTACCATATCTTCCAGACGACCAAGGAAGAGGACGTGATGCGGGCAATCCGCAACGGCCTGCAGGGCGCCGATATCCCGGTCGAAAATTCCAAGGGCGAGGCGTCTGCCGGTCAGGAAGAAATCAACGTGCGCTATGCCGACGCGCTGACGATGGCCGACCGGCACGCGATCATCAAGAACGGCTGCAAGGAAATCGCCTGGTCGCGCGGCAAGGCCATCACCTTCCTCGCCAAGTGGAATTATTCTGCCGCCGGCTCCTCCTCGCATATCCACCAGTCGCTCTGGAGCGCCGACGGCAAGTCGTCGAAGTTCTACGACGAGAGCGGAAAATACGGCATGTCGGAGATGATGCGCCACTATGTGGCGGGTCTGCTGACCCATGCGAGCGAGATCACCTATTTTCTGGCGCCCTACATCAACTCCTACAAGCGCTTCATGGCCGGGACGTTCGCGCCGACCAAGGCGGTCTGGAGCAAGGACAACCGCACCGCCGGCTATCGCCTGTGCGGCGAGGAGACCAAGGCGATCCGTATCGAATGCCGCGTCGGCGGCTCCGACCTCAATCCGTATCTCGCCTTTGCCGCTTTGATCGCCGCCGGCATTTCCGGTATCGAGAACAAGATGGAACTGGAAGCGCCCTTCGTCGGCGACGCCTATGGCGGCAAGGACGTGCGCGAGATCCCGCGCACGCTGCGCGACGCCACGGCTGCGCTTGAGGAATCCAAGATGCTGCGCGAAGCCTTTGGCGACGAGGTCATCGAGCACTATGCGCGGGCAGGGCGCTGGGAACAGGAAGAATACGACCGCCGCGTCACCGACTGGGAGGTCGCGCGCGGCTTCGAACGGGCCTGA